The proteins below come from a single Streptococcus porcinus genomic window:
- the gpsB gene encoding cell division regulator GpsB — translation MTSIIYSPKDIFEQEFKTSMRGFDKKEVDEFLDNVIKDYETYIAEIEKLKSEIERLKKESAHRGAAFAEERHAMGQPTRVTQTATNFDILKRISRLEKEVFGKQISE, via the coding sequence ATGACAAGTATTATTTATAGTCCAAAGGATATTTTTGAACAAGAATTCAAAACTAGTATGCGCGGTTTTGACAAAAAAGAAGTTGACGAATTTTTAGATAATGTGATTAAAGATTACGAGACTTACATAGCTGAAATTGAAAAGTTAAAATCTGAAATAGAACGACTAAAAAAAGAAAGTGCTCATAGAGGGGCCGCTTTCGCAGAGGAGCGTCATGCAATGGGACAACCAACGCGTGTAACCCAAACAGCTACTAATTTTGATATTCTAAAGAGAATTAGTCGTTTAGAAAAAGAAGTTTTCGGCAAACAAATCAGTGAATAA
- a CDS encoding DUF1273 domain-containing protein yields the protein MTAILVTGYKSFELGIFRDKDERIGIIKKALKKDLIRLVDDGADWFILTGSLGFEVWALDVLKDMKKNYPIKIATLFDFETHGSHWNEQNQEKLKLFKEVDFVKYCFPNYQSPAQFKQYNQFLIDNTDGAYLFYDSENETNLKYFVTQLEEKSHYGLVFLTFDRLNEVIEEE from the coding sequence ATGACTGCGATTCTCGTAACTGGTTACAAGAGTTTTGAACTGGGAATATTCAGGGATAAAGATGAGCGAATTGGAATTATTAAAAAAGCCCTAAAAAAAGATCTCATTCGTCTTGTTGATGATGGGGCAGACTGGTTTATTCTGACAGGAAGTCTAGGCTTTGAAGTTTGGGCTTTAGATGTTTTAAAAGATATGAAGAAAAACTATCCAATAAAAATAGCTACCTTGTTTGATTTTGAAACACATGGTTCTCATTGGAACGAACAAAATCAAGAGAAGCTCAAGCTTTTTAAAGAGGTCGATTTTGTCAAATATTGCTTTCCAAACTATCAATCCCCAGCACAATTCAAGCAATACAATCAGTTTCTAATAGATAATACTGATGGAGCTTATCTTTTTTATGATAGTGAGAATGAAACAAATCTTAAGTATTTTGTAACACAATTAGAAGAAAAATCACATTATGGTTTGGTTTTTTTAACATTTGATCGTTTAAATGAAGTAATAGAAGAAGAGTAG
- the recU gene encoding Holliday junction resolvase RecU, producing MVNYPHQLKGKRRDPVRLKTHKSKVDFANRGMSFEAAINATNDFYLSRHIAVIHKKPTPIQIVKVDYPQRSRAKIVEAYFRQASTTDYCGVYKGYYLDFEAKETRQKTAMPMKNFHSHQIEHMASVLEQKGICFVLLHFSTLKETYFLPARALIDFYQIDKGSKSMPLDYIRKNGYEIIIGAFPQVPYLDIIEQNFLGGD from the coding sequence ATGGTTAATTATCCTCATCAACTTAAAGGAAAACGAAGAGACCCTGTCCGATTAAAAACGCATAAATCAAAGGTTGACTTCGCTAATCGTGGAATGTCATTTGAAGCTGCTATTAACGCCACCAATGACTTCTACCTTTCGCGCCATATTGCAGTCATCCATAAAAAACCGACACCTATTCAAATCGTAAAAGTCGACTACCCTCAAAGAAGTCGAGCTAAAATTGTTGAAGCTTATTTTCGTCAAGCCTCGACAACAGATTATTGTGGGGTTTATAAAGGTTACTACCTTGATTTCGAAGCCAAAGAAACACGCCAAAAAACTGCCATGCCTATGAAAAACTTTCATTCGCACCAGATTGAGCACATGGCTTCCGTTTTAGAACAAAAGGGTATTTGTTTTGTCCTTTTACACTTTAGTACTTTGAAAGAGACCTATTTTCTACCAGCGAGGGCGTTGATTGATTTTTATCAAATTGATAAAGGTAGTAAATCAATGCCACTTGATTATATCAGAAAAAATGGTTACGAGATAATAATAGGAGCTTTTCCACAAGTACCTTATTTAGATATTATAGAACAAAATTTTTTAGGCGGTGATTAG